The Fusobacterium polymorphum genome segment TTTACTGTATCCATGTTTTACCATTTCAGGTATCATAAAAGCTCCAACAGCTGATACAGTAGCTACAGCAGAACCAGATATGGCTGCAAAAAACATACACACAACTACTGTTACCATTCCTAAGCCACCTGTTATATGTCCAATTATGCTTTCAAAAAAATCTACAAGTCTTTTAGCTATTCCTCCACTACTCATTAAATTTCCAGCTAACATAAAGAAAGGAATTGCTAATAAAGGAAATGAATCTACTCCTGCTACAGCATTTTGAGCTATCATTGTAATTGGTATACTTGAAAAACTAATTAAAGTAATTAATGTTGCTATTCCAATTGCATATCCTATAGGCACACTTAGCATAAGTAGAATAAAAAATATCAAGAATAATATAGCTACATCCATACATTTCTCACCTACTTTTCTCTCTTAATTAAATTTATTGAATCATTAATTAGTCTAATTAAAACAATCAATGAACTTATAGGTAAACAAGAATAGACAAATACCAAAGGTATTCTCATTCCTGAAGATAATACATTTCTTGCTATCATAGATTTACATAATAAAGTGCCTGCATACAATAAGAAAATACTAAAAGCAATCCAAATTAGATTTACTGATATCTCTAATATTTTTTTATTTTTTGCTTTTTTAAAAATATTTATTAAGATTTCAACTCTAATATGTTGTTTATACTTTAAAGCAATACTTGTACCTAACCAAGTTTGCCAAATAAAAATATATCTAGATAATTCTTCTGTCCAAGATAATGAATAGTTAAAAATTGTTCTCATAAAAATTTGAGAAAAAATTAATAATACATTGAAAACTAAACTTCCTATTAATAGATATTCCTCAAATTTATCATATTTTTGAAGAAATTTTTTCATATTATCCTCCTTCAATATAGCTATTTATTATATTCATTTGCAATATTGAATAAATCATCTCCAAAATTTTTCTTATATTTATCATACATTGGTTGAAGAGCTTTTTTAAATTCTTCTTTTTCGTCAGCTGTTAGGATATTAATTTTTAATTTACCTTCAGTTCCTAGTAATTCTATATATTTATTATTATCTTCAAGCTCCATATTTCTTTGAATTTCTATATATTTTTTTGCTTTTTCTTGTAATATGTTTTTTTGTTCATCACTTAAGGAATTAAATTTTTCTGCATTCATAATAAAAGCAAGAAAATTATGGACATGTTCTGTTACACTTAAATATTTTTGAACTTCATAAAATTTATTTGCAAATATTAAAGAAGGTGGATTTTCTTGAGCTTCAACAGCTCCTTGTTGTAAAGCAGTATACACTTCTGTAAAACTCATAGGAGTTGGATTAGCACCTAATGTTCTAAAAAAGTCAATAAAAACTGGACTTTCCATTACTCTAACTTTTATGCCTTTTAAATCTTCTGGTTTTTTAATTTCTCTTACACTATTTGTAATACTTCTAGGACCATTGTATGTATAACCTAAATTAATTAAACCTGAAGATTTTAAAGTTTCATTAAAATATTCACCCATTTTTCCATCCATTGCTTTAAATGCAGCTTCTGAAGATTTAAAGAGATAAGGCATATCTAAAATACCAAAATTATCTGTATAAGAAGTTAAAACAGATGTTGAAGGTAAGGCCATATCAATTGTTCCCATGGCAACGGATTCAGTTAATTGAACATCTCCACCAAGAGCACCATTTGGATATATTTCTATTTTTATACTTCCATTTGTTGCTTCCTCAACTTCTTGTTTAAAAATTAAAAGTGCTCTATTAGTAGACCTTGTTTCAGGTTCAACATGTGCAACTTTTAAAACAATTTCTTTTGTTTCATTATTTTCTTTAGTTTTTCCACATCCAAATAACATAAGAATAAATAAACATAGCATTAATAAATTAATTTTTTTGAATTTCATATAGCCTCCTTAAATTATAAAATTTCTATTTTTCCATTAGTTGCATCTAATTTTATTCTATCACCATTTTTAATTAATTTGTAAAATTCCTCATCAACTTTATCAACCATTGGAATTTCCATAATAATTGCACTTGCAACTAAAACAGTCTCAGGTCTTTGTAGTATCATACCTTTAGGAGCATTATTTTTCATTTTTAATTGATAAAGTCCATCTGCTTGTACAACAGAGCTTCCTTTCCCACTTGGGAAAATTAATATCTTATTTGCTATGCTTTTACCCTCGAGGTCATGTTCTGCCTCCATAACCTCTCCAGTTTCAGGTTTTATAAGATAAAACATAACATCATCTTTTGAAATGATAACTTCTCCCTCAATACAACCTTCTGAAATTTTATGACATTTAAAAAATTTTTCTTTCATTTTTATTTCACCTCTCCAGTTAATGCAGCTTCTATACATGTATCTAAATCTCTAATTACAAAATATATTCCTCTTCTTTGAGGATAATATGCACATTTTGGTGATTCTGTAATACCTATTTTTCCTTTTAAATGGTGCCAGCAAGGTTGATCTGGACAAGTATCTGGAATTATTGAACCACCTGAATTTTCTATAATATTATTAAGTCCCATTCTTATAGCCATATCTCTAACATAACTAGATGTTAAAATATACATATCTTTTTTTAATTTTTTATTCTTAATTTTGTCAGCTATATATTTTACTTCATCAAGTGTAAAATGAGGGCACCCAAACATTGCAAAATCTATTTTTCTATTTCCTTCAAAAGAGATTTCTTTTAAAACATTTTCAAAATCATCATTTGTTATAATAACTTTTCTTTGAGCTTCTTTATTACCAAAAGCAGTTTCTAAGTTTGGAGCTTCTGGAGTAACACCTAAAATATGATACATATCATATGCCCCTGATGTATTTAATTGTGCTCCTAAATTTCTTAAAGCTTCTTTAGAAATGTGTTTAGGTAATCCAGTAAATACAGGAATACCATGACCTATTTTCTTCCCACACATTCCTAACATATGATAACAATAATCATTTTTCATATCTGCCTTTACTTCAACTAAGATAGTTCCTTTTCTATTTTCATCAAATAGTAATCCATATTCAGGAACATAACCTGTTATTGCAGCACACAAAGCACTATTAGCTCCTTCTCTATTTGTTCTTGCACCCCATACTGCATTTGCATAAGGAGTAGCACTTGATTCAGAAAAAGCAATAATTTCCCCAAAATTTGGAACATTAGTATCAATATATGGAGTACAATTATATGTTAACTGAGCACCTAGACCTTTGTAAGCTTCTTCTGTTCTTTTCATCATTTTATAATCTTCTTCTGATATAAGTCCTTTTTCTTTAAAATATGATAAACAAAATCCTGGATTAACTGTAGGAGTAACTCTACATTTTGCTCCAGCATTTAACAGTTTTTCTGCAAACCATAAATCGGCATCTTGATTACTTAGTGCAACATGTGCTCTTGTTATTGGAACCATTTTTTCTGCTTCAAATGATTCTCCTATAGCTATTTGAATTTTCATTGCTATTGCTGCACCTTCACCATATTTTCCATTTAATAATTCTTTTTGATCCTGTGTTAATTTCATATAATTCACTTCCTATTGTTTTTATTAATTACAATTAAATTAGAAAATAAATATTTATTTCTTTTTACAACTTGTATACATATAGTATACTTATATATTTTTAAATAGTCAATAGTATATTATATTTATTTTTATAATTAAAATCATAAATAAAATAAATATAAATTAAAAAAATAAAAAGAGAACTATTTTTTAGTTCTCTTTTTATAGATTTAATAAATTTTTACATATCCTTAGTTACAACCACATCAACACCAGTGTTAAATACATTTTTGATAACTATATCTCCTCTTTTTACAGGTGCTGTCAATTCAATATTTTTTAATTCTTC includes the following:
- a CDS encoding TRAP transporter small permease, whose product is MKKFLQKYDKFEEYLLIGSLVFNVLLIFSQIFMRTIFNYSLSWTEELSRYIFIWQTWLGTSIALKYKQHIRVEILINIFKKAKNKKILEISVNLIWIAFSIFLLYAGTLLCKSMIARNVLSSGMRIPLVFVYSCLPISSLIVLIRLINDSINLIKREK
- a CDS encoding TRAP transporter substrate-binding protein; the encoded protein is MKFKKINLLMLCLFILMLFGCGKTKENNETKEIVLKVAHVEPETRSTNRALLIFKQEVEEATNGSIKIEIYPNGALGGDVQLTESVAMGTIDMALPSTSVLTSYTDNFGILDMPYLFKSSEAAFKAMDGKMGEYFNETLKSSGLINLGYTYNGPRSITNSVREIKKPEDLKGIKVRVMESPVFIDFFRTLGANPTPMSFTEVYTALQQGAVEAQENPPSLIFANKFYEVQKYLSVTEHVHNFLAFIMNAEKFNSLSDEQKNILQEKAKKYIEIQRNMELEDNNKYIELLGTEGKLKINILTADEKEEFKKALQPMYDKYKKNFGDDLFNIANEYNK
- a CDS encoding aconitase X swivel domain-containing protein, with product MKEKFFKCHKISEGCIEGEVIISKDDVMFYLIKPETGEVMEAEHDLEGKSIANKILIFPSGKGSSVVQADGLYQLKMKNNAPKGMILQRPETVLVASAIIMEIPMVDKVDEEFYKLIKNGDRIKLDATNGKIEIL
- a CDS encoding aconitase X catalytic domain-containing protein, translated to MKLTQDQKELLNGKYGEGAAIAMKIQIAIGESFEAEKMVPITRAHVALSNQDADLWFAEKLLNAGAKCRVTPTVNPGFCLSYFKEKGLISEEDYKMMKRTEEAYKGLGAQLTYNCTPYIDTNVPNFGEIIAFSESSATPYANAVWGARTNREGANSALCAAITGYVPEYGLLFDENRKGTILVEVKADMKNDYCYHMLGMCGKKIGHGIPVFTGLPKHISKEALRNLGAQLNTSGAYDMYHILGVTPEAPNLETAFGNKEAQRKVIITNDDFENVLKEISFEGNRKIDFAMFGCPHFTLDEVKYIADKIKNKKLKKDMYILTSSYVRDMAIRMGLNNIIENSGGSIIPDTCPDQPCWHHLKGKIGITESPKCAYYPQRRGIYFVIRDLDTCIEAALTGEVK